The following proteins are encoded in a genomic region of Chitinophagales bacterium:
- a CDS encoding sulfatase-like hydrolase/transferase, translated as MKNFLLFCLFTLYTCISFAQQQPATLNDVIKKYGEPGTTSPHVSTRDSRPNILFIMLDDARYDSFGPEDPIPFFPTPNIDRIANEGINFKTTVDVLSLCTPARGTFFTGLYPHKNGATSNPENIKNNLPWISSILKSSGYYTGLSGKLGFDEDSVRGFDKYLISTQESYIDSRYNYNGHPNIHIAGHTTDVLTNYAEDIIATRPVDQPFFLYLAHRAPHVPYIPRPEDANLFTNDTMPFPPNDTPYVKNYPSYLYPFNQAGDSIAQDTEYRGYFRMLAGVEYNTGVLLNYLDSLGLLDNTVIFFTSDNGNIKSEHLLQGKQLLYEESIKIPLFIRYPAWFAPGTVITNQIAANIDFAPTLMDLAGVTNTYGMDGVSLRKLASQEVIRHNIMCEVFQENETPSMREARTMDYTLIKSFCDQETEEFFDLVNDPRENINLINDPAYQSIIKYYRCKLDSMRVALKDFGIDTIISCKLKFEDTSHVGFSDNPGPIPACVVPVFDAGDPYNQGGGSTTGIDNIPVEESGIWNVTVFNLLGQPVFNDKRFYKFPLSDQLIYVGNTPPGIYVISFENQGQHLVRKIFLQ; from the coding sequence ATGAAGAATTTTCTCCTGTTTTGCCTTTTTACCTTATATACTTGTATATCATTTGCACAACAGCAGCCTGCAACATTGAATGATGTAATTAAGAAATACGGGGAACCAGGAACTACATCTCCCCACGTTTCCACAAGGGATAGTCGTCCGAATATTTTATTTATCATGCTTGATGATGCACGTTATGACTCATTCGGACCAGAAGATCCTATTCCTTTCTTTCCCACCCCGAACATCGACCGCATTGCTAACGAAGGAATAAATTTTAAGACTACTGTAGATGTGCTTTCTCTTTGTACGCCTGCCAGGGGCACATTTTTTACAGGATTATATCCCCATAAAAACGGCGCTACCAGTAACCCGGAAAATATAAAAAATAATCTGCCATGGATATCCTCTATTTTGAAATCTTCCGGATATTATACAGGCCTGTCAGGCAAATTGGGATTTGATGAAGACAGCGTTCGGGGTTTTGATAAATATCTTATCAGCACCCAGGAGAGTTACATTGATTCACGCTATAATTATAATGGACATCCTAATATTCATATCGCAGGCCACACCACCGACGTACTAACAAATTATGCTGAAGACATTATTGCTACCCGTCCTGTAGATCAGCCTTTCTTCCTTTATCTTGCTCATCGTGCGCCTCACGTTCCTTACATCCCCCGTCCGGAAGATGCGAACCTTTTTACAAACGATACAATGCCTTTCCCCCCTAATGATACCCCTTATGTAAAAAATTATCCTTCATATCTGTATCCTTTTAACCAGGCAGGGGATTCTATAGCCCAGGATACGGAATACCGTGGTTATTTCAGAATGCTGGCAGGTGTGGAATACAATACCGGAGTATTGCTGAATTATCTGGACAGTCTTGGATTACTGGATAATACTGTAATATTTTTCACTAGTGATAACGGAAATATTAAATCAGAACATCTTTTACAGGGAAAACAGTTACTATATGAAGAGTCAATTAAAATTCCGCTTTTCATACGCTATCCTGCCTGGTTTGCACCTGGTACAGTAATTACTAATCAGATTGCTGCAAACATTGATTTTGCGCCTACTTTAATGGATTTAGCAGGAGTTACCAATACTTATGGAATGGATGGAGTGTCTTTGCGAAAGCTTGCCAGCCAGGAGGTTATCCGGCACAATATAATGTGTGAAGTATTTCAGGAGAACGAAACTCCTTCTATGAGGGAGGCACGTACGATGGATTATACCCTTATTAAAAGCTTTTGTGACCAGGAGACGGAGGAATTTTTTGATCTGGTAAACGATCCCAGGGAAAATATTAATCTTATTAATGACCCTGCTTATCAATCCATAATTAAATATTACCGTTGCAAATTAGACAGCATGCGAGTAGCCTTAAAAGACTTTGGTATCGATACTATTATTTCCTGTAAGCTGAAATTTGAAGATACCAGTCATGTAGGCTTTTCAGACAATCCAGGTCCTATTCCTGCTTGTGTTGTTCCTGTATTTGACGCTGGCGATCCCTACAACCAAGGCGGTGGCAGCACTACCGGTATTGATAATATTCCAGTCGAAGAATCAGGAATATGGAATGTAACCGTTTTTAATTTATTAGGACAACCTGTGTTCAATGATAAACGCTTCTATAAGTTTCCACTCTCGGATCAATTAATCTATGTAGGTAATACTCCCCCTGGCATATATGTTATTTCATTTGAAAATCAGGGGCAGCATTTAGTGAGGAAGATTTTTTTGCAATAA
- a CDS encoding nitronate monooxygenase produces the protein MNNRITQLFGIRYPINQAGMIWCSGWELASAVSNAGALGIIGSGSMYPEILQHHIRKCKAATSQPFAVNVPLMYPDIDQHMKIIRDENVPIVFTSAGNPKAWTSQLKTDRIKVVHVVSSAKFAKKAEDAGCDAVVAEGFEAGGHNGREETTTMVLVPLVKKAVNIPVIAAGGIATGRAMMAAFALGAEGVQMGSRFVASTEASGHHKFKNKIIDSEEGSTVLTLKKLMPVRLLKNKFYDKIQAAEDNGSSKEELSLLLGRSRAKRGMFEGDLDEGELEIGQVSGLIKDIKPAASIIEETWNEFLTVQREITFFSIKK, from the coding sequence ATGAACAATCGTATCACACAATTATTTGGTATAAGATATCCTATTAACCAGGCGGGAATGATTTGGTGCAGTGGTTGGGAGCTTGCATCAGCCGTCTCGAATGCAGGCGCCTTAGGTATTATTGGATCAGGCTCAATGTATCCGGAAATTCTTCAGCACCATATCCGCAAATGTAAAGCAGCGACTTCACAGCCTTTTGCAGTGAATGTTCCTTTAATGTACCCCGATATTGATCAGCACATGAAAATTATCAGAGATGAAAATGTACCCATTGTTTTTACCTCTGCAGGCAATCCTAAAGCATGGACTTCCCAATTAAAAACAGATAGAATAAAGGTAGTGCATGTGGTATCGAGTGCTAAGTTTGCAAAGAAAGCGGAGGATGCCGGATGCGATGCAGTGGTTGCCGAAGGGTTCGAGGCAGGTGGTCACAATGGTCGTGAAGAAACTACTACGATGGTTTTAGTTCCTCTGGTAAAGAAAGCAGTAAATATTCCTGTAATAGCTGCTGGTGGTATTGCAACGGGCCGTGCCATGATGGCTGCCTTTGCTTTGGGGGCGGAAGGTGTTCAAATGGGGTCCCGCTTTGTCGCCAGTACTGAAGCAAGTGGCCATCATAAGTTTAAGAATAAAATTATTGACAGCGAAGAAGGAAGCACTGTGCTTACTTTGAAGAAATTGATGCCGGTGCGGTTATTAAAAAATAAATTTTATGATAAAATTCAAGCGGCTGAAGATAATGGTTCATCCAAAGAAGAGCTGAGCCTTTTATTAGGCAGATCGCGAGCCAAGCGCGGAATGTTTGAGGGTGACCTTGATGAAGGCGAATTAGAAATAGGTCAGGTAAGCGGATTAATAAAGGATATTAAACCTGCTGCATCTATTATAGAGGAAACATGGAATGAATTTCTAACCGTTCAAAGAGAAATCACCTTTTTTTCCATCAAAAAATAA
- a CDS encoding NTP transferase domain-containing protein, whose translation MKAIIPVAGTGTKLRPHTYTQPKALIPIAGKPILAFIIDEMIAAGITNYIFIIGYLGEKIRDFVEKKYPHINATFVEQVIREGIGHAIWHARNHVDPDEPVFIALGDSVFDLNMKDLVDSPHSILCLKKVDDPRDFGVAEMVEKNGTIIRLIEKPQIPKSNLALVGLYKINESKELFDALEYNIKNMILTRGEIQLTDALMRMVERGIVFKGYKVNNWFDCGRKESLLETNSILLKKMGHSLSSSLLFENSIIIDPVSIAENCRLSNCIVGPSVTIGENTTIDSSVIRDSIIGSYSVIEDVLLHHSLIGNDTTIRGISQTLNLGDDTEIDMR comes from the coding sequence ATGAAAGCTATTATTCCAGTTGCGGGAACCGGAACCAAGCTGCGGCCTCACACCTATACGCAACCAAAAGCACTTATTCCGATAGCCGGAAAACCAATACTTGCATTTATCATTGATGAAATGATTGCTGCAGGAATTACCAATTATATATTTATAATAGGCTATTTGGGAGAAAAAATCAGGGATTTCGTTGAAAAAAAATATCCTCACATCAATGCAACTTTTGTTGAGCAAGTAATACGCGAAGGAATCGGCCATGCTATCTGGCATGCAAGAAATCATGTTGATCCTGATGAGCCGGTCTTTATTGCTCTCGGTGACAGTGTTTTTGATTTAAACATGAAAGACCTTGTGGATTCTCCCCATTCTATTTTATGTTTAAAAAAAGTTGATGACCCAAGAGATTTTGGAGTCGCGGAAATGGTAGAAAAAAATGGCACTATTATACGTCTGATCGAAAAGCCACAAATCCCAAAATCAAATCTTGCTTTGGTTGGTCTTTATAAAATCAACGAATCGAAAGAGTTATTTGATGCATTGGAATATAACATTAAAAATATGATACTCACGCGCGGGGAAATCCAGCTTACAGATGCACTAATGCGTATGGTTGAAAGAGGTATTGTATTTAAAGGATATAAAGTCAATAACTGGTTCGATTGCGGCAGAAAAGAATCATTGCTGGAGACAAATTCAATTCTTCTGAAAAAAATGGGGCACTCTCTTTCTTCTTCATTGCTTTTTGAAAATTCTATTATTATAGATCCCGTAAGCATTGCCGAAAATTGCCGTCTTAGCAACTGCATTGTTGGTCCCAGCGTTACCATTGGAGAAAACACAACTATAGATTCATCCGTTATCCGGGATTCGATTATAGGCAGTTATTCAGTTATAGAAGATGTGCTGCTTCACCACTCATTGATAGGCAATGATACTACCATCAGAGGTATAAGCCAGACCCTTAATCTCGGTGATGATACAGAAATTGATATGCGCTGA
- a CDS encoding endonuclease/exonuclease/phosphatase family protein, translated as MTFLRKIILLLNFIAASGLLAGGISIYANPSRLWVFSFFGLAYPIFIFINIFFIFFWIIVRFKYSFISIIAISLTFPVLKTYFSLPFPSIAGRSKASPLKVMSYNVRNFDLYHWSKKNGTLNEILKLIKEQNPDIICFQEFYTSSKGNFQTIKMLMDQAGFKYYFFEKTYEHRMVDAWGIAIFSHYPIAGTGSIEFEKPTQNSCCYADIKLDDTTIRVFNIHLQSIYLSDKDYKYLEDISANQNLQVRPTEAIVAKLRKAFILREKQAIQTETAVKESPYPVILCGDFNDTPVSFAYHIISSNLQDAFLAGGWGIGPTYSGILKIYRIDYIFTDKQFVVNNYKTICKEYSDHFPIVATISMKPIMFHKD; from the coding sequence TTGACCTTCCTAAGAAAAATAATCTTACTCTTAAATTTTATTGCTGCGTCTGGTTTGTTAGCAGGTGGAATAAGTATATATGCCAATCCTTCCAGGCTGTGGGTATTTTCATTTTTTGGCCTGGCTTATCCAATCTTTATTTTTATCAATATTTTCTTTATTTTTTTTTGGATTATTGTCCGGTTTAAATATAGTTTCATTTCCATTATTGCTATTTCTTTGACTTTCCCTGTGTTGAAAACATATTTTTCACTTCCTTTTCCTTCTATAGCCGGAAGATCAAAAGCGTCACCCTTAAAAGTGATGAGTTATAACGTGCGCAATTTCGACCTCTATCACTGGTCTAAAAAAAATGGAACATTAAACGAAATTTTAAAACTGATAAAAGAGCAAAATCCCGATATAATTTGCTTTCAGGAATTTTATACCTCTTCAAAAGGCAATTTTCAAACTATTAAAATGCTGATGGATCAGGCTGGCTTTAAATATTATTTTTTTGAAAAAACGTATGAACATCGTATGGTGGATGCATGGGGAATTGCAATTTTCAGCCATTATCCAATCGCAGGCACAGGAAGTATTGAGTTTGAAAAGCCCACCCAAAATTCATGCTGTTATGCCGATATTAAATTAGATGATACAACTATTCGCGTATTCAATATTCACCTGCAATCAATTTACCTATCAGATAAAGACTATAAATATCTCGAAGATATATCCGCAAATCAGAATTTGCAGGTTAGACCAACTGAAGCCATTGTTGCGAAATTAAGGAAGGCATTTATTCTCCGCGAAAAACAAGCAATCCAAACCGAAACTGCTGTTAAAGAAAGCCCTTACCCGGTAATCCTGTGCGGCGATTTTAACGATACGCCGGTGTCTTTTGCATACCATATAATAAGCAGCAATTTACAGGATGCCTTTTTAGCTGGCGGATGGGGGATTGGGCCAACTTACTCCGGTATTCTGAAAATATATCGTATCGACTACATCTTTACAGATAAACAATTTGTTGTAAATAATTATAAAACCATTTGTAAAGAATATTCAGACCATTTCCCGATAGTAGCAACTATTTCTATGAAACCAATCATGTTTCATAAAGATTAG
- a CDS encoding rhomboid family intramembrane serine protease: MRSNTIWTEIKQTFKRSDRMVYQLIALNVVVFLTVNIISIPYFLAGKSFNPESLRFYLGIPADFNQLLHQPWTLITYAFTHFEFTHILFNMLMLYWFGKILSEFLGNRKILPLYIMGGLFGALLFIITYQVFPVFSDAIAESRAWGASASVMAIMIAAATLVPDYTMFLLLFGSVKIKWIAVVLILLDIISIPTSNPGGHIAHLGGAFFGFVYIRQLQSGRDLGQGVNWLIDYFTHFFNKKPPVKIVHSSKKKTYSSAPQKKNVSVSKQEQLDTILDKIAQSGYDTLTKSEKDFLFNVSKEDK, translated from the coding sequence ACTTTTAAGCGAAGCGATCGCATGGTATATCAATTGATCGCCCTAAACGTGGTCGTATTTCTTACTGTCAATATAATTAGTATTCCATATTTCCTTGCAGGCAAAAGTTTCAATCCTGAATCCTTAAGATTTTACCTGGGAATTCCTGCTGATTTTAATCAGCTGCTGCATCAACCGTGGACACTAATTACGTATGCATTTACTCATTTTGAATTTACCCACATACTGTTCAATATGCTTATGCTGTATTGGTTTGGCAAAATTCTTTCTGAATTTTTGGGTAACCGAAAAATTTTGCCGCTTTATATAATGGGCGGGTTATTTGGGGCTCTTCTTTTTATCATTACTTATCAGGTATTCCCGGTATTCAGCGATGCCATTGCAGAGTCACGTGCCTGGGGAGCATCCGCAAGCGTTATGGCAATTATGATTGCTGCAGCTACATTGGTGCCCGATTATACCATGTTCCTCTTACTATTTGGCTCCGTTAAAATAAAGTGGATTGCTGTGGTGCTTATTCTGCTGGATATCATCAGCATACCCACCTCCAATCCCGGGGGTCATATTGCACATTTAGGTGGTGCTTTTTTTGGATTTGTTTACATACGCCAACTGCAATCGGGAAGGGATTTAGGACAGGGCGTAAACTGGCTGATAGATTACTTCACACATTTTTTTAATAAAAAACCCCCTGTAAAAATAGTTCACTCTTCTAAAAAGAAAACTTATTCTTCCGCTCCGCAAAAGAAGAATGTTTCTGTATCAAAACAAGAACAGCTCGATACTATACTCGATAAAATTGCCCAGTCAGGATATGATACTCTGACGAAATCAGAAAAAGATTTTTTATTTAACGTGAGCAAGGAAGATAAATAA